One part of the Pseudemcibacter aquimaris genome encodes these proteins:
- the radC gene encoding RadC family protein: protein MSDDHRLGHRERLKERFRKGGANALAEYELLELALMLAIPRRDVKPLAKTLLAEFGNYAEVISAPPERLKEISGVGDNVVTTLKIVEASSQKLAQSKVLEKPVLSNWQALINYCSSEMAYKKNEQFRVLFLDRKNRLIADVKMQEGTIDHTPVYPREIIKKALELGSTAIILVHNHPSGDPTPSREDIEMTKKIMEAGKQLGVILHDHLIISKGGHSSFKSLDLI from the coding sequence ATGTCTGATGATCACCGTCTAGGACATAGAGAAAGACTTAAAGAGCGCTTCCGCAAAGGGGGCGCAAACGCACTTGCTGAATATGAATTACTTGAGCTGGCATTAATGCTGGCGATCCCACGCCGTGATGTTAAGCCACTTGCAAAAACATTGCTCGCTGAATTTGGGAATTACGCCGAAGTAATCAGCGCACCACCAGAACGATTAAAGGAAATTTCCGGTGTTGGTGACAACGTGGTCACCACATTAAAAATTGTCGAGGCCAGCTCACAAAAACTTGCACAAAGTAAAGTACTTGAAAAACCGGTTCTCAGTAACTGGCAGGCCCTTATTAATTATTGCTCATCTGAAATGGCCTATAAGAAAAATGAACAGTTCCGTGTTCTGTTTCTTGACCGTAAAAACCGTTTGATTGCGGACGTTAAAATGCAGGAAGGCACCATTGACCACACTCCGGTATACCCACGTGAAATCATCAAAAAAGCACTGGAACTCGGTTCCACTGCCATCATCCTTGTTCATAACCACCCAAGTGGCGACCCTACCCCAAGCCGTGAAGACATCGAAATGACCAAAAAAATCATGGAAGCCGGCAAACAACTCGGCGTCATACTGCATGACCACCTTATCATTTCCAAAGGCGGCCATAGCAGTTTCAAGTCACTGGATTTGATTTAG
- the map gene encoding type I methionyl aminopeptidase, with the protein MRYIKASDAPVEATSAIKLHDPADFDGMRKAGNLAARTLDMITPHVVPGVTTDKLDKICADFVADHGAISAPLNYNGFPKSICTSINHVVCHGIPGPKKLKKGDIINIDVTVIVDGWYGDTSRMFYVGPPSVKAKRLVDITYECLMRGIEQVKPGNTMGDIGYAIQEYAHSQRCSVVEVFCGHGLGRIFHDSPNVLHYGRKGEGAVIKEGMFFTIEPMINLGTKEVKVLSDDWTAVTRDKSLSAQFEHSMGVTADGVEVFTLSPEGHTKPPYV; encoded by the coding sequence ATGAGATATATAAAAGCATCAGATGCACCGGTTGAAGCAACCAGCGCGATTAAATTACACGACCCTGCCGATTTTGATGGCATGCGTAAAGCTGGTAATTTAGCCGCGCGTACATTGGACATGATTACGCCACATGTTGTGCCGGGTGTAACGACTGACAAACTTGATAAAATATGCGCCGATTTTGTGGCGGATCACGGCGCCATAAGCGCACCACTAAATTATAACGGTTTCCCAAAATCAATTTGTACATCCATCAACCATGTGGTTTGTCACGGTATTCCGGGACCAAAGAAACTTAAAAAAGGTGATATCATTAACATTGATGTTACCGTGATTGTGGATGGCTGGTACGGCGATACAAGCCGCATGTTTTATGTCGGACCACCAAGCGTAAAGGCAAAACGCCTTGTCGACATCACATATGAATGTCTTATGCGCGGTATTGAACAGGTTAAGCCCGGAAATACAATGGGTGATATCGGTTACGCCATTCAGGAATATGCCCACAGCCAACGTTGCAGCGTGGTTGAGGTCTTTTGTGGCCACGGTCTGGGCCGTATTTTCCATGATAGCCCGAATGTCCTTCATTATGGCCGTAAGGGCGAAGGTGCCGTGATTAAAGAAGGCATGTTCTTTACCATTGAGCCAATGATCAACCTTGGTACCAAGGAAGTAAAGGTTCTATCTGATGACTGGACCGCGGTAACACGTGATAAATCACTATCCGCACAATTTGAACACAGCATGGGGGTGACCGCTGACGGCGTTGAGGTATTCACGCTATCACCAGAGGGACACACAAAACCGCCCTATGTCTGA
- a CDS encoding competence/damage-inducible protein A — MVKKVKAALIIIGDEILSGRTHDANLNYLAKWAGGMGIVLDEVRVIPDIAERIQVAVNECRNTFDYVFTTGGIGPTHDDITSENVARAFGVDLLLHDEARGLLEESLGTKDLSEARLRMAMIPDGAELIKNPVSGAPGFMLGNVFVLAGIPVVMQSMLLDVENKVSGGSKVVSKSIHVFEGESHFAAILTEVEDTFEHLTIGSYPFYKAGSYGASFVVRSPIENDVDKAIELLGQKIKDRGSEFFDGEAPE, encoded by the coding sequence ATGGTAAAAAAAGTAAAAGCAGCACTCATCATTATCGGTGACGAAATCTTATCAGGAAGAACCCATGACGCCAATTTGAACTATTTGGCAAAATGGGCTGGGGGAATGGGGATTGTTCTGGATGAAGTTCGTGTTATCCCTGATATTGCGGAACGTATTCAAGTGGCCGTTAATGAATGCCGAAATACGTTTGATTATGTTTTTACCACAGGTGGTATCGGGCCGACCCATGATGACATTACATCTGAAAATGTGGCGCGCGCATTCGGTGTGGACCTCCTTTTACATGATGAGGCAAGAGGATTGCTTGAAGAAAGTTTGGGGACAAAAGATTTAAGCGAAGCGCGTCTTAGAATGGCGATGATTCCAGATGGTGCGGAACTGATTAAAAATCCGGTTAGCGGTGCCCCAGGTTTTATGCTTGGCAATGTATTTGTTCTTGCGGGCATTCCGGTCGTCATGCAGAGCATGTTACTTGATGTTGAAAATAAAGTTTCCGGTGGGTCAAAGGTTGTTTCAAAATCCATTCATGTATTCGAAGGGGAAAGTCATTTTGCGGCAATCCTGACGGAAGTCGAAGATACATTTGAGCACTTAACCATCGGCAGTTACCCATTTTATAAAGCGGGTAGTTATGGTGCAAGTTTCGTTGTGCGTTCCCCCATTGAAAATGATGTTGATAAGGCGATTGAATTGCTAGGCCAAAAGATTAAAGACCGTGGTTCTGAATTCTTTGACGGGGAAGCACCGGAATAA
- the prfH gene encoding peptide chain release factor H encodes MDVYIHISSGSGPRECAWVVNKLAEVFVKEGRAEGIKAIILLGDNPSASLAPSLLMKLSGKSVREFAKERIGTIRWIGNSPFRPNHKRKNWFVSVSKAPTISEVPELQERDIQYQTMRATGPGGQHVNTTDSAVRATHVPTNVSVVAREERSQHMNRKLAITKLAMIFADRQSSERQDAKEAMWRQHHNLERGNAVRTYEGIKFKRK; translated from the coding sequence ATGGACGTATATATTCATATTTCTTCAGGTTCTGGCCCGCGCGAATGTGCGTGGGTCGTGAACAAGCTTGCGGAGGTATTTGTCAAAGAAGGCCGTGCTGAGGGTATCAAGGCGATCATATTGTTGGGAGATAACCCCTCAGCATCGCTTGCCCCATCATTATTGATGAAACTTTCTGGTAAGTCGGTACGCGAATTTGCGAAAGAAAGAATTGGTACTATCCGATGGATTGGTAACAGTCCCTTTAGGCCAAATCACAAACGCAAGAACTGGTTTGTTTCTGTATCAAAGGCACCAACCATTAGCGAGGTGCCGGAACTACAGGAACGCGATATCCAATATCAAACCATGCGTGCAACTGGTCCCGGTGGGCAACATGTGAATACGACGGATTCAGCAGTAAGGGCGACACATGTCCCGACGAATGTTTCTGTAGTAGCCCGAGAAGAACGTTCACAGCATATGAACCGGAAGCTCGCTATCACCAAGCTTGCTATGATTTTTGCCGACCGTCAGTCATCCGAAAGACAAGATGCCAAAGAAGCCATGTGGCGACAACATCATAACCTTGAACGTGGTAATGCGGTTAGGACTTATGAGGGTATAAAATTTAAGAGAAAATAA
- the sfsA gene encoding DNA/RNA nuclease SfsA, translated as MKFEHELFHGTLIKRYKRFLADVKLDSGEVVTAHCANSGSMLSLKDEGNEVWLSPATNPKAKLSYKWEIVKVAGAMVGINTSHPNKLVEEAILDGTIKELQGYENLRREMKYGENSRIDIFLSGHKDGKPDCYVEVKSVTLSREAELGEFPDAVTSRGTKHLNELSNMVDEGARSVMLYLAQRSDIKTFKIASDIDPAYADALKMAKENGVEAYCYISNVTPQGIEVDHSIPIMDKE; from the coding sequence ATGAAATTTGAACACGAACTTTTCCATGGAACGTTAATTAAAAGATACAAACGTTTCCTTGCTGATGTAAAACTGGACAGTGGCGAGGTGGTAACCGCCCACTGCGCCAATAGTGGCTCTATGCTTTCCTTAAAAGACGAAGGCAACGAAGTCTGGTTATCCCCCGCAACGAACCCTAAAGCGAAACTTTCTTATAAATGGGAAATCGTTAAAGTGGCTGGTGCCATGGTCGGCATTAACACATCCCATCCAAACAAGCTGGTGGAAGAAGCCATTCTTGACGGAACCATCAAGGAACTTCAGGGATACGAAAATCTACGCCGTGAAATGAAATACGGCGAAAACAGCCGCATCGATATTTTCTTAAGCGGACATAAAGACGGCAAACCGGATTGTTATGTTGAGGTCAAAAGCGTAACCCTAAGCCGCGAAGCAGAACTTGGTGAATTTCCCGATGCCGTCACAAGCCGCGGTACAAAACATCTCAATGAATTAAGCAATATGGTGGATGAAGGTGCACGTAGTGTGATGTTATATCTCGCCCAACGCAGTGACATCAAAACATTCAAAATTGCATCAGACATTGACCCCGCTTATGCAGATGCGTTAAAAATGGCAAAAGAAAATGGTGTTGAGGCATATTGTTATATCAGCAATGTAACACCACAGGGTATTGAAGTGGATCATAGCATCCCGATAATGGATAAAGAATGA
- a CDS encoding RNA ligase RtcB family protein translates to MCNNCVNIIASCDSWIEGEAIRQLEETAKLKGIKRAVGLPDLHPGKGIPIGASFLSEGVIYPHLVGNDIGCGMGLWTTDIPVHKFKLDKAVKKLKGFEEPYDGDISDILDEEEFYEFTSHSFGTIGGGNHFAEFQRVDQVFDNGLFQSLGLDEKSVALLIHSGSRGLGQVIYHKYVSDCKAEGLRENSGAFDAYITEHDYAIKWAEINRRVIAKRFLNRLGGTGKRCLDICHNSVTNYVDGGWLHRKGAAPSDKGAIVIPGSRGAITYVVMPKSGVDDVALKSLAHGAGRKWKRGEVKDKLVKRYKVADLEQTRFGGRVICEDKALIYEEATEAYKDIEVVISDLVNAGLIDLIASMKPLITYKTRRK, encoded by the coding sequence ACTTGAAGAAACTGCAAAACTGAAAGGTATCAAGCGTGCAGTTGGTTTACCTGATCTTCATCCGGGGAAAGGTATTCCAATTGGAGCGTCATTTCTTAGCGAAGGTGTCATATACCCGCATCTTGTGGGTAATGATATTGGCTGTGGTATGGGGCTATGGACAACGGATATTCCGGTTCATAAATTCAAACTGGATAAGGCTGTTAAGAAACTGAAAGGTTTCGAAGAACCATATGATGGTGACATCAGTGATATTCTGGATGAAGAAGAATTCTATGAATTTACCTCACACTCATTTGGAACCATTGGTGGTGGAAATCATTTTGCTGAATTTCAACGCGTTGATCAGGTCTTTGATAACGGCTTGTTTCAATCGCTCGGGCTTGATGAAAAGTCGGTCGCGCTTCTTATCCATAGTGGTTCACGTGGTCTTGGACAGGTGATTTACCACAAATATGTGTCTGATTGTAAAGCGGAGGGACTTCGCGAGAATAGCGGTGCTTTTGATGCCTATATTACGGAACATGACTATGCCATTAAATGGGCAGAGATAAATCGCCGTGTGATCGCCAAACGTTTTCTAAATCGTCTTGGAGGTACTGGTAAACGTTGTCTTGATATTTGCCATAACAGCGTAACGAACTATGTTGATGGTGGCTGGCTACACCGTAAGGGGGCTGCGCCATCTGATAAAGGTGCAATTGTCATTCCCGGCTCGCGAGGTGCGATTACCTATGTGGTGATGCCGAAGTCGGGAGTTGATGATGTGGCATTAAAATCACTTGCACACGGTGCAGGTCGTAAATGGAAACGTGGTGAAGTCAAAGACAAGCTTGTTAAACGTTATAAGGTCGCAGATCTTGAACAAACCAGGTTTGGTGGTCGTGTTATCTGCGAAGATAAGGCCTTGATATATGAAGAGGCTACAGAAGCTTACAAAGATATCGAGGTGGTGATTTCTGACTTGGTCAATGCAGGGTTGATCGACCTAATTGCATCCATGAAGCCACTCATTACATACAAGACAAGGAGGAAATAA